CATTCGATGCCGATAGAGATTCGATAATGATCGACGGGCTTGCTCTTACAGACCAGGGGAGATCTCACTCAACTCGCTCGTTCTCTGTCACAATCTCTGGGTCGTAGACTTTTGGGGGAGCCATTTGACCTTTGCGTCTGGCAGAGTTGGGCGGGTGGGGTTGTCTAGTTGTAGAAATGGTTCTAATTCGTTGGTATGCAGGAAGTGGATAAACTTGTCGGCGGATTCGGACCAGGGTCCCGAGATAAGAGTGGATGTTTATGCACTTATTGAAGTATAAGACTTGTGCGGATCCAGCATTGACGAAACAAAGCAGCCAATAAAGGACACAAACCTGACAGCTGCTGGTCCCCTTAATTTGTCTCCAATGAACCTTCAAATGAGCGACTCGATAGAAAGATATTAGACGTAAAACTTGAAGCAACTCCCCCCTTATAGCGAATCAGCTCTTGAATCCCTGACGACACGCGAAGGTCCCTAGAACTGGGATGTCCCAAATCTCAACCTACGTGCCGGCATTGATCTTCAACTGCGTTGTGTTGGCTGCAGCTGTTCCTCCAAatgcaaaaaaaaaagtgaGTAATCAAATTTTGGCCTCAAGAAAAAGCAATACTGAGGTAGCACATTATTCAGTAAGAAAAGTTGGCAGAATCTCACAGAATCATGACGTGAGAACGCTAACGAACTGATTAGCCTATTTATTCCAAGACAGACAATCCAttatccatccatccatcacagGTGGAGGACAAGACAAATTGCTTCATGCATCTATCGCGATGTTGAAGCGGGTCTTGAATTGGCTTCCGCCGCTAGTAGCGAAAGAGGATAAGATGCCGGTCACGTGAGCCCAGCACAGTGCCATTTGAATGACAAATTTTCTTGCACTGTCTTTCAATATCTTCTCTCGATGCGGCTCttaattttctttctccaagcttcaacccttccaacaacaacaaaccgCCTCTGTCTACCTCCTTACACGAGCACAACGCGTGAGATCGCACGACGACTGCCTTCCTGGAGCAGCTGTTTTGATTTTGAATGGATTCGTTTGAGCGACTTGCCGATGTGTTGGTTGTGATGGATGTTTGCTTTTGGCGGTTTGTTTGGCTAGCAAAATTTTCATTGCAGCCTCGCGACCAATTTGCATTTGAATGGTAAGCATCACCATTCCCTCACTTCTACCTCCCAGCACTGCCCCCTCTCTGCATGATGACACTAGTTacattcttcttttcccaACTGAATCGACCATGAAGAAGTTCTGTATTCGGGCCCTGGGCCTGTTACTTGCCAGTATCAACGTCTGACTACACAACCACATTCAGCCTTTCCAGCACGCGCAcatcttgccagccttgctAACATAGCTGTTACAGATTTGAACAATGTGCTATTACCGTACGACTAACCCAGCAGCTTCACGAAGCATTCTGAGAACTAACGTAAGTTTCTACTCATTTTATCTTCTTTCACAACAACCACTCCCGTTTTACATGATGAAAATTTCCTCTTAATTCGCAGTTTCCACTCGAGTCCCGATCGAGCCTTTTCTGGGACAGATGAGGGTTTATTCTTCCTTGGATGTCTGATCAAACACCATATCTTCACTTTTTGCCGTCGACTATCTTTTCATGGGTCATGAAGCTAACGGTGAACAAGTTTTAGATGTCGTCATGGAGACCACTCCGCGTTCTAAGTATGATAGCATAGTTAATGTTGATCACAACTATTTCGTCTTCAATTTTGTGATGTTGCTTATGCAGTCTTCGTGATGCTGTGCATTTGCTTGTAGTGTCATGATGGTGGTGTGTCATGACAACATAGATCATGACCACGTAGTAAGGTCTCTAGCTACATTCCACATCGGCGAGACCAAGCCCCTTCTGCCAAGCAGTGATAGATATGGAGTAGAGCTGGTCGTGGACCCTCACCTGGCATCGCCTCCGAAATTTCACATCTTTGGAGGATATGTCTACAGCTATTTAGACGTTGGTTCATAGATTGCAGTACATTGCTCATCACCATGCCATGCGTTAACTTATGCGTAAGCTGCTAGACACGAACTTCATCTCTCATATCGTCCCTTCTCACCCTGCCGCCTACCATGcctcttctgtttcttcccGTCCTTCCTCTTCCAAGCCAGTTTAGCTTCAACATCTTACACAGCTCTACCACCCTCTCATTGCCTTCTGCACCTGCATCACCCGCCGACACGCCCGACAAAACACTCATACATTGCAGCATCCGACCAACCATCTCCGTAATGTGTTTGGAGTCCTCGACATTCTGCTCACGTTCCCGTAGGCTGCCTAGAGAAGGCGGTGGTGGGATTCCGCCACCAGACGGCGTGAATGGCCGTAGCCCACCATCACTCCCGTGACTGCCGAAGCTGACGTTACTGATCGCACGGCTACGGCCGCCTGCCGATCCTTCACCCAGAAGGGTTGTACTCGTAGAATTGTAAGAAGCATTAGATGGGTCGAGAGACATAGCTGTGCCGGGCCGGCCGAAAGATTCAGAGGGGGAGGTAGACAGCGATGCTTCCGGGGGAGAAGACATGGCCATACTTGCAAGCGACGAAGGCAGGAACTCAAGAGATAGTCGGGAGAATATTGTCTTGAGTGTCTCGTACCGTGGTAAAATGACAGTATCTCTGTAGGCGATAAGGACCAGCCTCCGAACATCGAGAACTGCTGGTGCCGGTGCTACACGGGCTGGCCTCTCTGAAGTAGAAGCAGACGCTATAGCTCCGCCCCAGAAGTCCCGTGCCTGCTCTCCGGTCATAAGTGTACCACACCCTGACACCTCCATATCGAGTGGGAGAAAGACAGCTTGCATATATGGCAGTATGGAAGTAAAAGTAAACATCCAGAGCTCAACTAGCGTGGGTATAAACCGGTCTTCTGGGGTTTGACGTAAGGTTCGGTCAAGTGACAAGAACCCTGTATGTAAAAGTTCTCGAAGATCCTCCAACATGGTATTTGGTGAGCGTCTATGCATGCACCACTGTATATGCATCTGTACAACTCTGTTAAAGTCTTCAACGGGGAGACGCAGATCTTCACCTTCAAATATGGCCAATAGCTTTGCTTTCAGGTACGGCCACGCATCGTCCAGCGACATGTGGTTGTGAAGACCGAGCTTTCCGGGGTCGACAGGATCATACATCGTCGACTGCTGAGACAGAGACGGTAGACTACTTGGTCCTGGCCATTCACTCTGCAGATTGAAACTTGACTCGCTCTCCAGGCGACTATCAGATCGCTCACCGAGTTTCTTATCCTTTTTGGCCTTGGCAAAGGTAGAGGAGTTGGGGCCAGGGCTCGGAGGAATGTTGAAGTTATACAAAGGGTTCGGCGCATTGGGATCTGTTGGCAACGAATTGCTGGCAGCTGATGATAGTGGGAGATGATActcatccttgagcttgtgtTTTTGCCGTGAAAGAAAGTGgtgcttcttttccttctctttgcctTTTTCCTTGTCCCTTTCTCTATCCTCGGTGGGTGTTTCGATAGGCCGGATCGTGGCTGAAGACGAATTGGTAAGGTTGTATATCGACTGATTGCTCGAGTCAACGAGACTGTTTGTGCTGAAGTTGCCGCGCTGAAGTGCTGATAGAGCCGAGCCAATCTTTCCTGGGCTTGGCAATGGCTTTTCCTTGGCCTCGCCTTTTGTGCTAATCTTGCCTGGGCGGGAGAATAGCTTGACCTTTGGCTTCTCTGCCTTGTACGGTTTCTCAGACGTAGGgggtggaggaggcggtTGCGAGTAAGGCTGAGGCGACGCTCTCGGGGAATTGTGCCCAGATCGAGGAAATACAACATTGGCGGCAGCTGTAGCAGCGGAAGAATGAGGCCCGCCAAGTCGATCACCATGTCCTCCATGGTTGCCAAACCCACTGTCCCGCGGCGCACTCGCCTCCGTCAAGCTCAACATAGGGGGACTCGTAGGCCCCTTACTTCCGCTTCCGCGACGCACTCCATCGTTTTGATCGCCAGGGAAAGGCACAGTCTGCGATCTCTGGCGCGAATGATTCTGGTGCGACATGACAGCAGCCTGCGCAGCAATCTGACTTGCCGACAAGTTGACATTGGAGGCTGtggcggcggcagcagcagccgctGCCGCGGACGCAGAGGCGGTCG
This genomic stretch from Fusarium fujikuroi IMI 58289 draft genome, chromosome FFUJ_chr09 harbors:
- a CDS encoding related to CYC8 General repressor of transcription, yielding MQPSRSQPRGPGSFAPLSSSSAQPSQLSTSSRPALRRVETSDDEDETPRPSITIPKSRPSPQPQPSSPATPIYAQFTTHGNSSTASLGHHNFSRPANARSVTQGSPATIVKGHARKHSATQGSFEPTLPSMSTSNLSSHLGMSHHNMSTASASAAAAAAAAATASNVNLSASQIAAQAAVMSHQNHSRQRSQTVPFPGDQNDGVRRGSGSKGPTSPPMLSLTEASAPRDSGFGNHGGHGDRLGGPHSSAATAAANVVFPRSGHNSPRASPQPYSQPPPPPPTSEKPYKAEKPKVKLFSRPGKISTKGEAKEKPLPSPGKIGSALSALQRGNFSTNSLVDSSNQSIYNLTNSSSATIRPIETPTEDRERDKEKGKEKEKKHHFLSRQKHKLKDEYHLPLSSAASNSLPTDPNAPNPLYNFNIPPSPGPNSSTFAKAKKDKKLGERSDSRLESESSFNLQSEWPGPSSLPSLSQQSTMYDPVDPGKLGLHNHMSLDDAWPYLKAKLLAIFEGEDLRLPVEDFNRVVQMHIQWCMHRRSPNTMLEDLRELLHTGFLSLDRTLRQTPEDRFIPTLVELWMFTFTSILPYMQAVFLPLDMEVSGCGTLMTGEQARDFWGGAIASASTSERPARVAPAPAVLDVRRLVLIAYRDTVILPRYETLKTIFSRLSLEFLPSSLASMAMSSPPEASLSTSPSESFGRPGTAMSLDPSNASYNSTSTTLLGEGSAGGRSRAISNVSFGSHGSDGGLRPFTPSGGGIPPPPSLGSLREREQNVEDSKHITEMVGRMLQCMSVLSGVSAGDAGAEGNERVVELCKMLKLNWLGRGRTGRNRRGMVGGRVRRDDMRDEVRV